A stretch of Tenrec ecaudatus isolate mTenEca1 chromosome 2, mTenEca1.hap1, whole genome shotgun sequence DNA encodes these proteins:
- the LOC142438889 gene encoding lysine-specific demethylase 4D-like, translating into MKSKCNAPQNPACTIMIFRPTKEEFNDFDKYIAHMESQGAHRAGVAKIIPPKEWRARQNYEDISDILIAAPLQQVASGRAGVFTQYHKKKKAMTVREYRHLANSDKYRAPQHLDFDDLERKYWKNRLYDAPIYGADISGSLFDESTEHWNLGNLGTVQDLLEQECGVVIEGVNTPYLYFGMWKTTFAWHTEDMDLYSINYLHFGEPKTWYAVPPEHGGRLERLARQLFPGSSRSCAAFLRHKVALISPTVLRENGIPFGRVTQEPGEFMVTFPYGYHAGFNHGFNCAEAINFATPCWVDYGKVASQCSCGEARVSFSMDVFVRILQPERYELWKQGQDRAVVDHAEPTAPSSPGLRAWKEVRSPGRAKLGLRLLRPCRVPRCPRALPVGRGPSRQVLARSAPVAAATSRSSFKKEPGLTPPSTPDPSTHHLQSSQVRRGRGRHPRESEVKEVKEPTLQASAKRRLSVGRACIAPVLKAKPQRGDVPLMDSPAQLRPGPLHTAKASGCCAPPH; encoded by the coding sequence ATGAAGTCTAAGTGCAACGCTCCTCAGAACCCTGCTTGTACCATAATGATATTTCGTccaaccaaagaagaatttaaCGATTTCGACAAATACATTGCCCACATGGAATCCCAAGGTGCACACCGAGCAGGCGTGGCTAAGATCATTCCTCCCAAGGAATGGCGAGCCAGACAGAACTACGAGGACATCAGTGACATCCTGATAGCCGCGCCCTTGCAGCAGGTGGCCTCCGGGCGGGCTGGGGTCTTTACGCAATACCACAAAAAGAAGAAAGCCATGACCGTGAGGGAGTATCGCCACTTGGCCAACAGTGACAAGTACCGCGCCCCGCAGCACCTGGACTTTGACGACTTGGAGAGGAAGTATTGGAAGAATCGCCTGTACGACGCCCCGATCTACGGGGCTGACATCAGCGGCTCCTTGTTTGACGAGAGCACTGAGCACTGGAACCTGGGGAACCTGGGCACCGTCCAGGACCTGCTGGAGCAGGAGTGCGGCGTGGTCATCGAGGGCGTCAACACGCCCTACCTGTACTTCGGCATGTGGAAGACCACCTTCGCCTGGCACACGGAGGACATGGACCTGTACAGCATCAACTACCTGCACTTCGGGGAGCCCAAAACGTGGTACGCGGTGCCCCCGGAGCACGGAGGCCGCCTGGAGCGCCTGGCCAGGCAGCTTTTCCCGGGCAGTTCGCGGAGCTGTGCGGCCTTCCTGCGGCACAAGGTGGCACTCATTTCGCCCACCGTGCTCAGGGAGAACGGCATCCCCTTTGGGCGGGTCACCCAGGAGCCCGGGGAGTTCATGGTGACTTTCCCCTACGGCTACCACGCGGGCTTCAACCACGGCTTCAACTGTGCCGAAGCCATCAACTTCGCCACCCCGTGCTGGGTGGATTACGGCAAAGTGGCCTCGCAGTGCAGCTGCGGGGAGGCCAGGGTCTCCTTTTCCATGGACGTCTTCGTGCGCATCCTGCAGCCCGAGCGCTACGAGCTGTGGAAGCAGGGCCAGGACCGGGCCGTCGTGGACCACGCGGAGCCCACAGCGCCCAGCAGCCCGGGGCTGCGAGCCTGGAAGGAGGTCCGCTCTCCTGGTCGAGCCAAGCTGGGCCTGCGGCTCCTCCGGCCTTGCAGGGTGCCGCGCTGCCCTCGCGCTCTGCCTGTGGGCAGGGGTCCCAGCCGTCAAGTCCTCGCGCGCTCTGCGCCCGTGGCAGCAGCTACCTCTCGAAGTTCCTTTAAGAAGGAGCCAGGTCTTACTCCGCCATCGACGCCGGACCCATCTACCCATCATCTCCAGTCTTCACAGGTCAGAAGGGGTCGTGGTCGTCATCCTCGGGAATCTGAGGTCAAGGAAGTCAAGGAGCCGACGCTTCAAGCTTCTGCTAAGAGGCGCCTCTCAGTGGGCAGAGCATGCATAGCACCCGTGCTCAAGGCAAAGCCCCAACGTGGGGATGTACCTTTGATGGACAGCCCCGCACAGCTGAGACCCGGACCTCTGCACACTGCTAAAGCTTCTGGGTGCTGCGCCCCTCCCCATTAG